A genomic stretch from Sphingomonas faeni includes:
- the cobA gene encoding uroporphyrinogen-III C-methyltransferase, with amino-acid sequence MTGFVSFVGSGPGDPELLTLKAVARLQSADAVLFDDLSSAVLGHARPGADLVAVGKRAGRPSPTQAHVSQLLVEYARTGIRVVRLKSGDAGMFGRLEEEIVALRTAGIPFEIIPGISAASAAAAAAQIPLTRRLSARRVQFVTGHDVTGDLPEQRNMAALADPEATTVVFMPKRTFPALAASLIEHGLSPDTPALIAENIGHPDQSLTRSTIADLAEQLQAGFSSKPALILYGPLMDAE; translated from the coding sequence ATGACCGGTTTCGTCTCGTTCGTCGGCTCGGGCCCCGGCGATCCCGAACTGCTGACGTTGAAAGCCGTCGCGCGGTTGCAATCCGCCGACGCAGTGCTGTTCGACGACCTGTCCTCCGCGGTCCTCGGCCACGCCCGCCCGGGGGCCGACCTCGTCGCGGTCGGCAAGCGCGCCGGTCGCCCGTCGCCGACCCAGGCGCACGTCTCGCAACTGCTGGTCGAGTACGCCCGGACCGGCATCCGCGTGGTTCGCCTCAAGTCCGGCGACGCAGGGATGTTCGGGCGCCTAGAGGAAGAGATCGTCGCGCTGAGGACCGCCGGCATCCCGTTCGAGATCATCCCCGGCATCAGCGCCGCCAGCGCCGCCGCCGCCGCCGCGCAGATCCCGCTCACCCGCCGGCTCAGTGCCCGTCGCGTCCAGTTCGTCACCGGCCACGACGTCACCGGCGACCTGCCCGAACAGCGCAACATGGCCGCACTGGCCGATCCCGAGGCGACGACGGTGGTCTTCATGCCCAAGCGCACTTTCCCGGCGCTGGCCGCATCGCTGATCGAGCACGGCCTGTCCCCGGACACGCCTGCACTGATCGCGGAGAATATCGGCCATCCCGACCAGTCCCTGACCCGCTCGACGATCGCAGACCTGGCCGAGCAGTTGCAGGCAGGCTTTTCCAGCAAGCCCGCGCTGATCCTCTACGGTCCGCTCATGGACGCCGAATGA
- a CDS encoding M1 family metallopeptidase encodes MRAPYFAGFTALLLATTAGAQSAPKAEAPIKTAVTADAKAPKGRLSDAAIPKAYRLDFTILPEKDSFSGRNEIDVTLKAPTKSLYMHGRDLKITKAVAMIGGKATSAVFTQVDQTGTARLDFAQTLPAGPATLAFEYTGNLGDSASGLFHVKVGDAWYSWTQFESIDARAAFPSFDEPGFKTPFTVSVTTHPGFVAVSNAPRVAVTNVTGGLEKHQFAPTKPLPTYLVAFDTGPFVHQTGMIPPTPQRPAPMPYGAVATTAQKDKMGYVMAETPRIVSLLENYFGEPFPFPKLDQIGTPIMAGAMENAGADTYGDGIIFLAPGATTRDKQAFGMIVAHELSHQWFGDLVTPAWWDDIWLNESFANWMGYRIGNEWRPELKIGVGALAEGFGTMNTDALEVGRPIHQPIAENGQIDSAFDNITYGKGGQVVAMIAAYLGDEKFKAGVRLHLKRHAYGNATSEQFFESISDAAKDPRVLAALKSFVDQQGVPVVNVRRQSNGIVATQSRYAFLGSTPPPLSWTIPFCVRVGTAKQCSLLDKPATSLAAPASGVIMPNVGGAGYYRFDLAPADWQSLIAASGTLSPGEALATTDSLWAAFRAGKAPAAWLFAEARAVAANPDATASIDGGRRITGLRARGLIPAASLPGYRAVLASIYTPRLAALGFDPAAGVYAKDDPDQQSLRHDLVELVSDEAGDAAVRNTLKTAGEKYFAGNTAALDTGFLGSALTVVAQEGGLPVVKSLIDKALASEDPTFRQTAIGAAASSGHADAATYLLGLDDKRMRSYDRIGLIFGVVGNPDTRDLGTDWILANYEKLLAGGNGIFLTSRLPQALATQCGADRADLIDAKVGALIRKADVGVLGYERTLESIRHCGVLRQAKSAEIAAALAVK; translated from the coding sequence ATGCGCGCGCCATATTTTGCCGGCTTTACCGCTCTGCTACTTGCCACGACAGCCGGGGCGCAGTCGGCACCTAAAGCCGAGGCGCCGATCAAGACAGCGGTGACGGCCGATGCAAAAGCGCCCAAGGGCAGGCTTTCCGATGCCGCGATACCCAAGGCTTATCGCCTCGATTTCACGATCCTGCCGGAGAAGGACAGTTTTTCCGGGCGTAACGAGATCGACGTCACGCTGAAGGCGCCGACGAAATCGCTCTACATGCACGGTCGCGACCTCAAGATCACCAAGGCAGTCGCGATGATCGGCGGGAAGGCGACGTCCGCGGTCTTCACGCAGGTCGACCAGACCGGCACCGCGCGGCTGGACTTCGCGCAGACGCTTCCTGCCGGCCCGGCAACGCTGGCGTTCGAGTATACCGGCAATCTGGGCGACAGCGCATCGGGGCTGTTTCACGTCAAGGTCGGCGACGCCTGGTATAGCTGGACCCAGTTCGAGAGCATCGACGCGCGGGCTGCTTTCCCAAGCTTCGACGAGCCCGGCTTCAAGACGCCGTTCACCGTTTCGGTCACGACGCATCCGGGCTTCGTCGCCGTCAGCAACGCGCCACGGGTTGCGGTAACCAACGTTACGGGCGGGCTGGAGAAGCACCAGTTCGCTCCGACCAAGCCACTCCCGACCTACCTAGTCGCGTTCGATACCGGGCCGTTTGTCCACCAGACCGGCATGATCCCGCCAACGCCCCAACGCCCCGCGCCGATGCCCTATGGTGCGGTCGCCACCACGGCGCAGAAGGACAAGATGGGCTATGTGATGGCCGAGACGCCGCGCATCGTGTCATTGCTCGAAAACTATTTCGGCGAGCCGTTTCCCTTTCCCAAGCTGGACCAGATCGGCACGCCGATCATGGCCGGCGCGATGGAGAATGCGGGCGCCGACACGTACGGCGACGGCATCATCTTCCTGGCGCCGGGCGCGACGACCCGCGACAAGCAGGCGTTCGGGATGATCGTCGCGCACGAGCTGTCGCACCAGTGGTTCGGTGATCTCGTCACCCCGGCATGGTGGGACGATATCTGGCTGAACGAAAGCTTCGCCAACTGGATGGGCTATCGGATCGGCAACGAGTGGCGCCCGGAACTCAAGATCGGTGTCGGCGCGCTGGCCGAGGGCTTCGGCACGATGAATACCGATGCGCTGGAGGTCGGCCGCCCGATCCACCAGCCGATCGCCGAGAACGGACAGATCGACTCCGCATTCGACAACATCACCTATGGCAAGGGTGGACAGGTCGTGGCGATGATCGCCGCCTATCTCGGCGACGAGAAGTTCAAGGCGGGCGTACGGCTTCATCTCAAGCGTCACGCCTACGGCAATGCGACGTCGGAGCAGTTCTTCGAATCGATCTCCGATGCGGCAAAGGATCCGCGCGTCCTTGCCGCGCTGAAGTCGTTCGTCGATCAGCAGGGGGTCCCAGTCGTCAACGTTCGCCGGCAGAGCAATGGTATCGTCGCGACCCAGTCACGCTACGCCTTCCTAGGTTCGACTCCGCCACCGCTCAGCTGGACGATCCCGTTCTGCGTGCGGGTCGGGACCGCGAAGCAGTGCTCTCTGCTCGACAAGCCAGCGACGTCGCTTGCCGCGCCGGCATCGGGCGTGATCATGCCCAATGTCGGCGGCGCAGGCTATTATCGCTTCGATCTTGCGCCGGCGGACTGGCAGTCGCTGATCGCAGCCTCGGGGACATTGTCGCCCGGCGAGGCACTGGCCACCACCGACAGCCTGTGGGCAGCCTTCCGCGCGGGCAAGGCCCCGGCGGCGTGGCTGTTCGCGGAAGCCCGTGCGGTCGCGGCGAACCCTGATGCGACCGCCAGCATCGACGGCGGACGGCGGATCACGGGGTTGCGCGCTCGCGGCCTCATCCCCGCGGCTTCGCTGCCCGGGTATCGGGCGGTGCTGGCGTCGATCTATACGCCGCGGCTCGCCGCGCTCGGGTTCGACCCCGCTGCCGGTGTTTATGCGAAGGACGATCCCGATCAGCAGAGCCTGCGTCACGACCTTGTCGAACTGGTCTCGGACGAGGCTGGCGACGCTGCCGTGCGCAACACGCTCAAGACCGCTGGCGAAAAATACTTTGCTGGCAACACGGCCGCGCTGGATACCGGTTTCCTCGGCAGCGCGCTGACTGTGGTGGCCCAGGAGGGCGGCTTGCCCGTGGTCAAGTCGCTGATCGACAAGGCGCTGGCGAGCGAGGATCCGACCTTCCGACAGACGGCGATCGGCGCGGCGGCATCCAGTGGCCACGCCGACGCGGCGACGTATCTTCTCGGACTCGATGACAAGCGGATGCGGAGCTACGACAGGATCGGCCTGATCTTCGGCGTAGTCGGCAATCCCGACACTCGTGATCTCGGTACCGACTGGATCCTTGCCAATTACGAAAAGCTTCTCGCGGGCGGTAACGGAATCTTCCTCACCAGTCGCCTGCCTCAGGCTCTCGCCACGCAGTGCGGTGCCGATCGCGCCGACCTGATCGACGCGAAGGTGGGCGCGCTGATCCGCAAGGCCGATGTCGGCGTTCTGGGGTATGAGCGCACGCTGGAGAGCATTCGGCATTGTGGCGTTCTGCGGCAGGCCAAGTCCGCGGAAATCGCGGCTGCGCTCGCCGTCAAATAG
- the cobF gene encoding precorrin-6A synthase (deacetylating) encodes MIDLHLIGIGTGNPNHLTRAAIKAMNAADLILLPRKGDAKSDLIDLRRTICADVLTGSTRVVEFDLPIRDARAPYLEAVEDWHDAIAAAWATRIATHLPDGGRLALLVWGDPSLYDSTLRIADRLRANGIALRVHVEPGITSLQVLTAAHAIPLNTLGAPVLITTGRRLRAGGWPAGADTVAVMLDGGGAFEALVPEGIDIWWGAYLGMPHQALLAGPLDRIGPQIMRTRAALRERHGWIMDIYVLRRRSTTKAT; translated from the coding sequence ATGATCGATCTCCACCTGATCGGCATCGGCACCGGTAACCCCAATCACCTCACGCGCGCCGCGATCAAGGCAATGAACGCCGCCGACCTGATCCTTCTCCCCCGCAAGGGCGATGCGAAGTCCGATCTGATCGACCTGCGCCGCACGATCTGCGCCGACGTCCTGACCGGCTCGACCCGCGTGGTCGAGTTCGACCTCCCCATACGCGACGCCCGCGCACCGTATCTCGAAGCCGTCGAGGATTGGCACGACGCGATCGCCGCAGCCTGGGCCACTCGGATCGCAACGCATCTGCCCGACGGCGGTCGCCTGGCGTTACTCGTCTGGGGCGATCCGTCGCTGTACGACAGCACGCTGCGGATCGCGGACCGGCTGCGCGCCAACGGGATCGCGCTGCGGGTTCATGTCGAGCCCGGCATCACCAGCCTGCAAGTGCTGACCGCGGCGCATGCCATCCCCCTGAATACGCTGGGCGCGCCGGTCCTGATCACCACCGGGCGCCGCCTGAGGGCAGGGGGGTGGCCAGCCGGCGCCGACACCGTCGCGGTGATGCTGGATGGCGGCGGCGCGTTCGAAGCGCTCGTTCCGGAAGGGATCGACATCTGGTGGGGCGCCTATCTCGGCATGCCGCATCAAGCGCTGCTGGCCGGTCCGCTCGACCGCATCGGGCCGCAGATCATGCGGACGCGCGCTGCGCTGCGCGAGCGGCACGGCTGGATCATGGACATCTACGTCCTGCGCCGACGCTCGACGACAAAAGCGACCTGA
- a CDS encoding cobalamin biosynthesis protein produces the protein MERRVLIVAGFGFRTGANVASLCTALAAAQHECAPVKALAAPLDKLTLVSELAEALGLPVIAVPPDALRVPITQTQSIASLEARQTGSVAEASALAAAGPGAQLLATRHISPDRMATCAIARSGVEGPAA, from the coding sequence GTGGAGCGTCGTGTCCTGATCGTCGCCGGCTTCGGATTTCGCACGGGCGCGAACGTCGCTTCGCTGTGTACCGCGCTCGCCGCGGCGCAGCACGAATGCGCGCCCGTGAAGGCTCTGGCGGCACCCCTCGACAAGCTGACGCTCGTTTCGGAACTGGCGGAGGCGCTGGGTCTACCCGTGATCGCCGTACCACCCGACGCGTTGCGGGTGCCGATAACGCAAACGCAGTCGATCGCCAGCCTCGAAGCCCGCCAGACCGGCAGCGTCGCCGAAGCCTCGGCCCTCGCAGCTGCCGGCCCTGGCGCGCAGCTTCTCGCCACCCGCCATATCTCGCCCGACCGGATGGCCACCTGCGCCATTGCTCGATCGGGTGTCGAAGGACCCGCTGCATGA
- a CDS encoding N-succinylarginine dihydrolase: protein MIEVNFDGIVGPTHNYAGLSLGNRASSANAGAVSAPRLAALQGITKMRRMMAMGLPQGIFLPHRRPNVGWLRTLGFDGSDSEVLASAWRADRALVANAMSASAMWTANAGTVSPASDTRDGVCHISVANLSTMPHRASEAAQTERQLRLAFSDPRYFHVHAALPSPFGDEGAANFMRIVPPDHGGAVEIFVYGEGQAGGFPSRQHRTASEAVARRHGLDPLRTVMVRQSEAAIAAGAFHNDVVAVANGHVLFAHAQAFAAPGDLYAKIEALIPGATIIEVPAARVSLDTAIRTYLFNSQLVTMPDGGMTLVLPAEARDNVDVWGWLSELITTGGPITRLEIVDVRESMRNGGGPACLRLRVQVDADAFAAIDRRFLLDEAICDRIETVIAAEWPEQIAPDDLGDPHLWEQCTRARAELTAALGFSRDEI from the coding sequence ATGATCGAGGTCAATTTCGACGGGATCGTCGGCCCCACACATAATTATGCAGGTCTTTCACTCGGCAATCGTGCATCATCCGCCAATGCGGGCGCCGTGTCCGCTCCTCGGCTTGCCGCCCTTCAAGGCATCACGAAGATGCGGCGAATGATGGCGATGGGTCTCCCGCAGGGTATCTTTCTGCCGCATCGTCGGCCCAACGTCGGATGGCTGCGAACGCTCGGTTTCGATGGAAGCGATAGCGAGGTGCTTGCTTCGGCATGGCGTGCCGACCGGGCACTCGTCGCCAATGCGATGTCGGCGTCGGCGATGTGGACGGCGAACGCTGGCACCGTTTCGCCTGCTTCCGACACGCGCGATGGTGTATGTCATATCTCGGTCGCAAACCTGTCGACGATGCCGCATCGGGCCAGCGAGGCTGCTCAGACCGAACGCCAACTGCGTCTCGCCTTCTCCGACCCGCGCTACTTCCATGTCCATGCCGCCCTGCCCTCCCCATTCGGGGACGAAGGTGCTGCGAACTTCATGCGGATCGTGCCCCCTGACCACGGCGGCGCGGTTGAAATCTTCGTTTACGGCGAAGGTCAGGCCGGGGGCTTCCCGTCGCGTCAGCACCGGACCGCCAGCGAGGCGGTCGCACGACGTCATGGCCTGGACCCGCTTCGCACGGTGATGGTGCGGCAGAGCGAGGCGGCAATTGCGGCTGGAGCGTTTCACAACGATGTGGTGGCGGTGGCAAACGGTCACGTGCTGTTCGCACATGCGCAAGCATTTGCGGCGCCTGGCGATTTGTACGCGAAGATCGAGGCGTTGATCCCCGGGGCAACGATCATCGAAGTCCCTGCCGCCCGCGTAAGCCTGGATACTGCGATACGGACTTATCTGTTCAATTCCCAACTCGTCACGATGCCGGACGGCGGAATGACCCTCGTGCTGCCTGCGGAAGCACGAGACAATGTCGATGTCTGGGGTTGGCTATCGGAACTGATCACGACCGGAGGCCCGATCACGCGGCTGGAGATCGTCGATGTCCGGGAGTCCATGCGGAACGGCGGCGGTCCTGCGTGCCTCAGGCTTCGCGTACAGGTCGACGCCGACGCATTCGCCGCGATCGACCGTCGCTTCCTGCTCGACGAGGCCATATGCGACCGCATCGAAACGGTTATCGCGGCCGAGTGGCCCGAGCAGATCGCGCCCGACGACCTCGGTGACCCCCATCTCTGGGAGCAATGCACGCGCGCACGCGCAGAGTTGACCGCAGCGCTCGGGTTCAGTCGGGATGAAATCTGA
- a CDS encoding glutathione S-transferase, whose product MTTPILYSFRRCPFAIRARLAIAANDRRVELREIVLRDKPAAMLDASPKGTVPVLVLPDGAVIDESLDIMRWACANTRDAAWPTGSDAALIATNDGAFKHHLDRYKYADRYDVDPIEHRDAATGLLRNLDERLDAADSLGSSPQSMTDLAIMPFVRQFAQTDRSYFAGLPFERLHMWLAMHLGSTLFAQVMIRPAPWQPGGPRMLFPTTDAPANPKLPTRTPPGQRSESG is encoded by the coding sequence ATGACGACCCCGATCCTCTACAGCTTCCGACGCTGCCCTTTTGCGATCCGCGCGCGTCTCGCGATCGCGGCCAACGACCGTCGTGTTGAACTGCGCGAGATCGTCTTGCGGGACAAGCCGGCGGCGATGCTAGACGCGTCACCCAAGGGAACCGTGCCGGTGCTCGTACTGCCGGACGGGGCGGTGATCGACGAGAGCCTCGACATCATGCGCTGGGCTTGTGCGAACACACGTGATGCCGCGTGGCCGACCGGTAGCGACGCCGCGTTGATCGCGACGAACGACGGCGCCTTCAAACACCATCTCGATCGCTACAAATATGCTGACCGCTACGACGTCGATCCGATCGAACACCGCGATGCCGCGACGGGCTTGCTCCGCAACTTGGACGAGAGGCTAGACGCTGCTGACAGTCTCGGCAGCAGCCCGCAGTCGATGACCGATCTCGCGATCATGCCGTTCGTCCGCCAGTTCGCGCAGACCGATCGATCTTATTTCGCCGGCCTGCCGTTCGAGCGGCTCCACATGTGGTTAGCCATGCATCTCGGATCGACGCTGTTCGCCCAGGTCATGATACGCCCGGCGCCTTGGCAACCGGGAGGCCCTCGGATGTTGTTCCCGACGACGGACGCCCCGGCAAACCCAAAACTCCCAACCAGAACGCCTCCCGGTCAGCGATCGGAAAGTGGCTGA
- a CDS encoding cobyrinate a,c-diamide synthase has protein sequence MTPGLLIAAPASGTGKTTVMLGLLRALRDDGLAVQPFKSGPDYIDPAFHRAASGRASFNLDSWSMPATMLDTLAANADDADFALAEGSMGLFDGVAKPGATGNGASADIARRMGWPVVLVIDVSGQAQSAAATALGFSRYDASVPIAGVILNRVASPRHERLARSGMDAVGIRVFGSLPRRGDLKLPERHLGLVQAAEHPDLDARIDDYATFLRAHVDIPALRDAASAGARAEGAQSWIRPPAQRIALAQDAAFSFTYAHVLEGWRRAGAEIMPFSPLADEAPAAHADLVWLPGGYPELHAGKLAEARKFHAALGEHARTRPVHGECGGYMALGEGLIDADGTRHRMAGLLGLITSYAQRKMHLGYRNATLHAPMGGFAAGAALTGHEFHYSTIIDQPDAPLAHVTDAEGNPVAETGSHRGHVTGSFFHMIASPS, from the coding sequence ATGACCCCCGGCCTGCTCATCGCCGCGCCCGCCTCGGGCACCGGCAAGACCACCGTCATGCTCGGCCTCCTTCGCGCGCTCCGCGACGACGGCCTCGCGGTCCAGCCGTTCAAGAGCGGCCCCGATTATATCGATCCCGCCTTCCACCGCGCCGCCAGCGGCCGCGCGTCGTTCAATCTCGACAGCTGGTCGATGCCCGCCACGATGCTCGACACGCTCGCCGCCAATGCCGACGACGCGGACTTCGCGCTGGCGGAAGGCTCGATGGGGCTCTTCGACGGGGTCGCGAAGCCGGGCGCAACCGGCAACGGCGCCAGTGCCGATATCGCCCGCAGGATGGGCTGGCCGGTCGTGCTCGTGATCGACGTCTCGGGCCAGGCACAGTCCGCCGCCGCCACCGCGCTGGGCTTCAGCCGCTACGATGCCAGCGTGCCGATCGCCGGCGTCATCCTCAACCGCGTCGCCAGCCCCCGCCACGAACGTCTGGCGCGCAGCGGCATGGACGCAGTCGGAATCCGCGTGTTCGGATCGCTGCCAAGGCGCGGCGACCTGAAGCTGCCGGAGCGCCACCTCGGGTTGGTGCAGGCCGCCGAGCACCCCGACCTCGACGCGCGCATCGACGACTATGCGACGTTCCTCCGCGCGCATGTCGACATTCCCGCACTCCGCGACGCGGCTTCAGCCGGCGCCCGGGCGGAAGGTGCACAAAGCTGGATCCGGCCACCCGCCCAGCGCATCGCGCTCGCCCAGGACGCGGCCTTCTCGTTCACTTACGCGCACGTGCTCGAGGGCTGGCGGCGGGCGGGCGCCGAGATCATGCCGTTCTCGCCGCTCGCCGACGAAGCCCCGGCCGCGCACGCCGATCTGGTTTGGCTGCCCGGCGGTTATCCCGAACTCCACGCGGGCAAGCTTGCGGAAGCGCGCAAGTTTCACGCAGCCCTCGGCGAACACGCACGCACGCGCCCCGTCCACGGCGAGTGCGGCGGCTATATGGCACTTGGTGAAGGGCTGATCGACGCCGATGGCACGCGTCACCGGATGGCCGGTCTGCTCGGCCTCATCACCAGCTACGCCCAGCGGAAGATGCACCTTGGCTACCGCAATGCGACGCTGCACGCGCCGATGGGCGGCTTCGCGGCGGGCGCCGCGCTCACCGGCCACGAGTTCCATTACTCGACGATCATCGACCAGCCGGATGCGCCGCTTGCGCACGTCACCGATGCCGAGGGCAATCCGGTCGCCGAAACCGGCTCGCATCGCGGCCACGTCACCGGTAGCTTCTTCCACATGATCGCGAGCCCATCATGA
- a CDS encoding DUF1488 family protein translates to MANTLEIDQASVVDNDIQKQIEFSGEFDGDEYEFAVKYAVLKELSGDEPEDDGIELFNRFNDDIVDACLAAIERKPNATTIVVDEDDLE, encoded by the coding sequence ATGGCAAATACCCTTGAAATCGATCAGGCGAGCGTCGTCGACAACGACATCCAGAAGCAGATCGAATTTTCCGGTGAGTTCGACGGCGACGAGTATGAGTTCGCGGTCAAGTACGCGGTGCTGAAGGAACTCAGCGGCGACGAGCCCGAGGACGACGGCATCGAGCTGTTCAATCGCTTCAACGACGATATCGTCGACGCTTGCCTCGCAGCGATCGAGCGCAAGCCGAACGCGACGACGATCGTCGTCGACGAAGACGATCTGGAATAA
- a CDS encoding Na+/H+ antiporter → MQIVTLCLFLLLAVVVSGIASRMLPSALPRPLVQIALGALIGMVAHVRVELDPELFFLLLVPPLLFLDGWRIPKDELFRDRGAVLGLALGLVFLTVLGMGLFVHWLIPAMPLGVAFALAAVVSPTDPIAVSAVAQNAPIPKRMMHILEGEALLNDASGLVCVRFAIAAVLTGTFSFADAAATFAWMAIAGVAIGVGVALGIVATKSAFARRFGDEAGSNILVSLLIPFAAYLLAEHVHASGVLAAAAAGIAMTFTDATTAVAAGTRIRRRAVWDMLQFTLNGVIFVLLGEQLPEVFVRARDTVTSTGHVSPWWLAVYVVAVVAGLAILRYGWVWVSLQFTLLRARRRNDTVAGESPPRRIIAAMSCAGARGAITLAGALTLPLSLADGTPFPARDLVIFLASGVILSSLAIAAVALPLLLRGLSLPPETGIGAARDQARLVAANAAIAELDRVQHRMAEGRDDPDRFTDVAARLMDQYRERIDSLSSLPEDRARQGDVKIERDMRLAAVRAERNAIFDLARRREIGVELAEQLGRELDLIDARLSRQGLA, encoded by the coding sequence TTGCAGATTGTGACCTTGTGCCTGTTCCTGTTGCTCGCCGTTGTGGTGAGCGGCATCGCCTCGCGCATGCTGCCCTCGGCGCTGCCCCGGCCGCTCGTACAAATCGCGCTCGGTGCACTGATCGGCATGGTCGCGCATGTTCGCGTAGAACTCGATCCCGAACTCTTTTTCCTGCTGCTCGTCCCGCCGCTGCTGTTCCTCGATGGCTGGCGAATTCCAAAGGACGAGCTCTTCCGTGATCGCGGCGCGGTATTGGGGCTCGCATTGGGCCTCGTCTTCCTTACGGTTCTCGGCATGGGCTTGTTTGTCCACTGGCTGATCCCTGCCATGCCGCTCGGCGTCGCGTTCGCACTAGCTGCGGTGGTGTCGCCGACCGATCCTATCGCCGTATCCGCGGTCGCGCAGAACGCGCCGATCCCAAAGCGGATGATGCATATTCTCGAAGGCGAGGCGCTGCTGAACGACGCGTCTGGTCTGGTCTGCGTGCGGTTCGCGATCGCCGCGGTGCTGACCGGTACCTTCTCGTTTGCCGATGCCGCAGCGACGTTCGCGTGGATGGCGATCGCGGGCGTTGCGATCGGCGTTGGCGTGGCGCTCGGTATCGTCGCTACGAAGAGTGCCTTCGCACGTCGGTTCGGCGACGAGGCCGGCTCGAACATCCTCGTCAGCCTGTTGATTCCGTTCGCCGCGTATCTGCTGGCCGAACACGTCCACGCGTCCGGCGTTCTCGCCGCCGCCGCCGCGGGCATCGCGATGACCTTCACCGACGCGACCACCGCGGTCGCCGCCGGAACGCGCATCCGCAGGCGCGCGGTGTGGGACATGCTGCAATTTACGTTGAACGGCGTGATCTTCGTGCTGCTCGGCGAGCAACTGCCCGAGGTGTTCGTTCGGGCGCGCGATACCGTGACCTCGACCGGACACGTAAGCCCGTGGTGGCTGGCGGTGTATGTCGTCGCGGTCGTCGCCGGGCTTGCGATACTGCGCTATGGCTGGGTCTGGGTTTCACTCCAGTTCACGCTGCTGCGTGCACGGCGGCGCAACGATACGGTTGCCGGCGAAAGTCCGCCACGGCGCATCATCGCGGCGATGTCGTGCGCAGGCGCGCGTGGTGCCATCACGCTGGCAGGCGCGCTGACGCTCCCGCTGAGCCTCGCCGACGGTACACCGTTCCCGGCGCGCGATCTCGTCATTTTTCTGGCGTCGGGCGTGATCCTTTCGTCGCTCGCCATCGCGGCCGTCGCGCTGCCGTTACTGCTGCGTGGCCTCAGCCTGCCGCCCGAAACCGGGATCGGTGCCGCGCGCGATCAGGCTCGACTGGTTGCCGCCAACGCGGCGATCGCCGAACTTGACCGCGTCCAGCACCGGATGGCTGAAGGGCGCGACGATCCCGACCGTTTCACCGACGTCGCCGCGCGCTTGATGGACCAGTACCGCGAACGCATCGACAGCCTCTCCTCGCTGCCGGAGGACCGCGCGCGGCAGGGCGACGTCAAGATCGAACGCGACATGCGGCTTGCGGCGGTGCGCGCGGAGCGCAACGCAATCTTTGACCTGGCACGCCGCCGGGAGATCGGTGTCGAACTGGCGGAGCAATTGGGTCGCGAACTTGACCTGATCGATGCGCGATTGTCGCGGCAAGGCCTCGCCTGA
- the cobM gene encoding precorrin-4 C(11)-methyltransferase, translating to MTVHFIGAGPGAPDLLTLRGRDRIAGSPVCLYAGSLIPTAMLDHCPPGARIVNTAPLSLDQIIGEIQTAHDAGQDVARLHSGDLSIWSAMGEQLRRLRDLDIPFTITPGVPAFAAAAAALEVELTLPELVQSVVLTRTPGRASTMPAAETLTAFAATGATLAIHLSVHNLAQVVADLMPSYGPECPVAIVWRASWPDQQLERATLATIAQAIEGKPDRTALILVGKALAAENFVESSLYATGYDRRFRPQSADSKFAGDLA from the coding sequence ATGACCGTCCACTTCATCGGCGCAGGCCCCGGCGCACCGGATCTGCTCACCCTACGCGGTCGCGACCGGATCGCCGGTTCGCCCGTCTGCCTCTATGCCGGCTCGCTGATCCCGACGGCGATGCTCGATCACTGTCCCCCCGGCGCGCGCATCGTCAACACCGCGCCGCTGTCGCTCGATCAGATCATCGGGGAGATCCAGACCGCACACGACGCCGGGCAGGACGTCGCGCGGCTCCATTCCGGCGACCTGTCGATCTGGTCGGCGATGGGCGAGCAACTGCGCCGCCTCCGCGACCTCGATATCCCGTTCACGATCACCCCCGGCGTCCCCGCCTTCGCCGCCGCCGCCGCCGCGCTGGAGGTCGAACTGACGCTCCCCGAACTCGTGCAATCGGTGGTGCTGACCCGCACGCCCGGCCGCGCCAGCACGATGCCCGCCGCCGAGACCCTGACCGCGTTCGCGGCAACCGGCGCGACGCTCGCGATCCATCTCTCGGTCCACAATCTGGCGCAGGTCGTCGCGGACCTCATGCCGTCGTATGGCCCGGAATGCCCGGTGGCGATCGTCTGGCGCGCGAGCTGGCCCGACCAGCAGCTCGAGCGCGCCACGCTCGCGACGATCGCGCAGGCTATCGAAGGCAAACCCGATCGCACCGCGCTGATCCTCGTCGGCAAAGCCCTGGCCGCGGAGAATTTCGTCGAAAGCAGCCTCTACGCAACCGGTTATGACCGCCGCTTCCGTCCCCAATCCGCAGACTCGAAGTTCGCCGGAGACCTCGCATGA